The DNA segment GTTTTAGTGCCAAATCCTAGCTACCCCATTCACATTTACGGCGCGGTCATTGCTGGCGCGCAGGTGCGGTCAGTTCCGCTGGTTTCAGGCATCGACTTTTTCAACGAATTAGAACGCGCCATCCGTGAGAGTATTCCCAAGCCTAAAATGATGATTCTGGGCTTTCCTTCAAACCCTACCGCCCAGTGCGTTGAATTAGATTTCTTTGAACGCGTCATTAAGCTGGCGAAAGAACACGATATTTTAGTGGTACACGATTTAGCCTATGCCGATATTGTGTATGACGGCTGGAAAGCGCCTTCGATTATGCAAATCCCCGGCGCTAAAGACGTCGCCGTCGAGTTTTTCACCCTGTCGAAAAGCTACAATATGGCTGGCTGGCGTATCGGTTTTATGGTCGGCAATCCTGAGCTGGTTAACGCTCTGGCACGCATCAAGAGCTACCACGACTACGGTACTTTTACTCCGTTGCAGGTGGCGGCGATTGCGGCTCTCGAAGGCGACCAGCAATGCGTGCGTGATATTGCCGAGCAATACCGTCAACGCCGCAACGTGCTGGTCAAAGGCCTGCACGAAGCCGGTTGGATGGTAGAAAACCCTAAAGCATCGATGTATGTTTGGGCAAAAATCCCCGATGCCTATGCGCACCTTGGATCGCTAGAGTTTGCCAAAAAGCTGTTGGCCGATGCCAAAGTTTCCGTTTCCCCAGGGATTGGTTTTGGTGACTATGGCGATACCCACGTTCGTTTCGCCTTGATCGAAAACCAAGATCGTATTCGTCAGGCCGTGCGCGGGATTAAAAGCATGTTTAGAAAAGATGGGCTGATTACAGGCAAGTCATAAGTTCAAGCCCCCCCTAACCCTCCCCTTCGCAGGGGAGGGAACTGTTCAGTGATGTTGGTAAGAATCTCGATCGGCTCCTCCCCCTGCGAAGGGGGAGGCTGGGAGGGGGTCTTAGCCACAAAACTAATGGCTTGTCACTTTCGGTCTAAAGAAAATCACCGGCAACACCACCAGCGCCATCGCATAGAACATGCCGCCTTGATAGTGCTCAAACAGGAAGCCCGACAGCATCGTCATAATCGCTACGCTTCCGCCCATGCCTAACGCCGAATAGACCGCTTGCAGACGGATCACATCGCCACCCTGCCGTGCCGAAATAAAGCGCATTGCCGCCAGATGACATACGGTGAAAGAGCCCGCATGCAGAATTTGAATCAAAATAAGCCACGGCAGCGCGGTTGTTGAGCCCATTAAGCTCCAACGGATCACCGCACAAAAACACGACAACAGCAGTAGCTGGGAAACCGACATACGACGGAATAAGCGCTTGCTTAATGCAAAGACGATAACCTCAGCAACAACGCCTAGTGACCACAGATAACCGACTACCGACGCGGAATAGCCCGCCTCCTGCCAGTAAATCGTACTAAATCCGTAATAGCCGGCATGAGCGCCTTGAAGTAAAGCGGCACACAATAAAAAACGCCATACCGGCGCTTCTTTTAATAAAATTTTCCACGGTGTGGTTTCCTGCACCGCGCTATCTTTTGGTGCATCCTGTGGCATGTGACGCGGGCGTAAAAGCATTCCCACCAGCATGGCCGCCAGACCCGCCCACAGGCAATACATAATAGCCTTATGGCCAAAGGCATTGACCACCTCCCCCGTTACCGCAGAGCCAATAACAAAGGCCATCGATCCCCACAGGCGTACCTTGCCGTAGTCCAGCCCCACCTGGCGTTGCCACGTCGCGGCCAGCGCATCGGTCAGCGGAATTAACGGCCCATAGAAAAGGCTAAATCCGGCCATCACCACCAACAGCCACGCCCATGCAGTACCAAAGGAAAATGCGATAGAACAAATCAGGGCGAGGAGAGCAATAAGGCGGAGAGCGGTAATCAGTTGAGAGGTTTTTTTAACGGCGGGAGCAATGAATAAACTACCAAGAAAACGGGCTATCATCCCTGCGCCAAGCAATAGGCCAATGGATTCGGGAGAAATTCCCTCGCCTTGCAGCCACAAGCTCCAAAACGGCAGAAATATGCCAAAAGAGAAAAAATAGGTGAAATAACTGAGTCCTAACCAACCTGCAGACGGCAACATTTTTCCTCCTTAATTTTAAACGCGTTACTTTGACAGAGGCATCCCATGCTGGCAATGAATATTGTCGCAAAATCAATTAGCAAATGAGATGTACACATCCCCCTCATCAAATTTTTTTCGAGAGGATATATAGGAAATAGGTAACAGTTTTTAACGCGTGTAGGCAGCTTTGTTTATCGGTTGTTTGCCAAGCGTAAACGGCGGTGAAACAGCTTAAACTTTTGTGAGAGGCGGGTCTAAATTTAGGATTTGATTGATTTTATATATCGGAATGCTGGTTAACATAGGCATCCCTGTTTTTGACTAGGAAGCTGACGAGTGACGGAAACCACTTCGTTAAACAAAATTGATGCACTTAAAGCCGAAATTAATCAGGAAATATCCATGATCGAATTCGACCTGAAGCTGCAAATTTCACATGATGCATTAGCCGATCATTCAGAGAAAGAGCCCGACGTCGCTTTAATAGAAGAGGCGTACTAAATCTGACTCCCTTTTCCCGGTTCACTGAGCCGGGATTGTTTGCAGCAGCTCGCAGCGCTTATCCAACAATGACTCCACCGATGCCCTATTTCGCTCTCCCATTCCCACCCGTGTCGCCAATAAAATAAAGCCCGGCTGATTTTCAAACGTCGTTGGCACCACGGCTACGCCATAATAGGCCAGCTGTTCAGGCGTAAGATGAAACCGATCGGCAAGCGATTTGATTGGGTTCACGCCGATGAGCGCCGGTTGCTCGATACGCTTGGCATAAAACCGATGACGCAACAGCAAATCAGGCAGCAAACCCCATTCGCGACCAATATAGGGACGTTCGGCTTTTAGCTGGCGGCGAACATCTTCACGCAAACAGGTGAGATGAATATGAAGCTGATTCTGGCTGCGTCCATAGGCTGAGTTTAACGCCAGCCCCAGAACATCGTCGGGAACCGGTCGGCCATATTCATACGCCAGCCGATAGCGCATCGTCCATGCGTAACCGAAATAATCCGGCGCGTCATTTTCTAGCAGCACAGGGCTCTCAATGCCGCTCATCCGAGCATTGGGGACCAAAATAAAATGAGCGGGAAAGCGCGGGTTTTGAATGACGGTAAACGCAGATCGCCGATCGTGAGTCGGCGAGTAGATCTGGGCGCAGGGTGCGGGATCGTGCTTTTGCTGATAGTTAACGCGACAAACTTTATCCACCACGCCCCACAGCGCGTCAGATTTGGCACAGCCGGTCAGCAAAAATACCAACATCAGAAGCGCGGTGCCAAAAATCATCCGATAATTATTTAGCAGCGCGCTTCTCATCAGCATAGTTAGGCGATGTTCAAATACTTATGGGTTTGCATCGACAAGCGCCAGTTGCGCGCAATACAGGTTTCTATACACAGCTTGGTCGCGCTCTCTTTTTGGCTAATCGGCTGGAGCGCGATAATGCGTTTCTTGTCATCGTGAAGCACGGAAAGTAATGCATCTAAATCTTCAATATCGCGCTCACGTGCAACGGGATGCTTAACCTCATCGGCGCGTACCAAAGAAGACTCCAAAACTTTCATTCCACCTTTCATGTTGACCTTCGGAGAGACCGTCACCCAGGTTGCCTCAGAGCAACGGATGTCATGGGTGCCGCTGGTTTCTATCTGGCAGGAAAAACCATTTTGATTCAGCAATTCCGTCAACGGACGTAAATCATGGATGCAGGGTTCGCCGCCGGTGATCACCACGTGGCGAGCGGTATATCCGCGATCGCGCAGGATATCCAGCAGTTGCTCAGGAGTAGCGCTGCCCCACGCATCGCTCTCTTCAGTTTTGATCAAGATTTCGTTCATGCCGATTTCTCGTTCAGGTAACTGTTCCCATGTATGTTTGGTATCACACCAGCTACACCCTACCGGACAACCTTGCAGGCGAATAAAAATAGCCGGAACACCGGTGTAAAAACCTTCCCCTTGCAGGGTCTGGAACAGTTCGTTTATCGGATACGACATGACACTCTCATTGTTAATAAAACTTTCTTACCATAAAAAAGCTGCGTCGCATTGTCGCAGATTTGCCCCCGCGACGCCAAATACGCCGCACCTCAGTCGCACATCGCATTTGAAGTCACAATTAAATAACATTTTCATCAAAAACGTTTGACACACATCGGCCTTTCGAAAATAAATGTATATACAACTCTATACAGGTTTGGGGATGCTATGAATTTATTGGAGTCCGACGTTATTTGGCGCAACGGACGCTTAGCCACCATGAGCGCACAAAGCAACGCGCCTTATGGTCTTCTCGATCGTCATGCACTGGTGGTGCGCGATAAGCATATTATAGCGGTGATCCCAGAGGATGAGCTTCCCGCGCAGCATCCCCAGCAGATCGATCTCCAGAATCGGCTCGTAACTCCTGGTCTTATCGACTGTCATACGCATTTAGTCTTCGGTGGCGATCGTGCCTACGAATGGGAACAGCGCCTGAACGGCGTGTCATACACCGAAATCAGCCAGAAAGGCGGCGGAATCAATTCAACCGTGCGCGCCACGCGCGATGCCTCACCGGATACGTTGCTCAGCATCAGCCAACAGCGTTTACAGGCTTTAATGGACGAGGGCGTAACCACGGTAGAAATGAAATCTGGTTACGGTCTGGATCTTATCAATGAAGAAAAACAGCTACGCGTTGCCCAGCAGCTGGCTCGGCAAAATGCCATCGACGTTAGCCCAACGCTGCTTTCAGCACATACCACGCCGCCGGAATATCATGGCCGCTCAGACCACTATATCGACCTGATTTGTGAGGAAATCCTACCGCAGCTGTGGGAGAAAAAACTGTTTGAATCGGTCGATGTATTTTGCGAAAGCGTAGGTTTCTCACTCGCGCAAAGCGAAAAGCTGTTCACGGCCGCTAAGCAGCTCGGAATCCCTGTGCGTGGGCATATGGAACAGCTTTCTAATCTTGGCGGCAGCGAGCTGGTGGCCCGCTATCACGGGCTGTCGACCGACCATATTGAGCATCTGGATGAGGCCGGTATTCAAGCCTTAGCGCACAGCCAAACCGTGGCGGTTCTGTTGCCCGGTGCCTTCTATTTTTTACGCGAAACCAAACGCCCTCCGGTGGATTTATTACGTGAATATCGCGTTCCTATGGCGGTAGCCAGCGATTTCAATCCCGGAACCAGCCCTTTTGCGTCTTTGCGCCTCGCGATGAATATGGCCTGCGTGCAATTTGGCCTTACGCCGGAAGAAGCATGGCTAGGCGTGACTCGACATGCGGCTCAGGCGTTAAACCGCCAGCACACCCACGGACAGCTTGCCGCCGGTTTTCAGGCTAATTTCGCGGTGTGGGAGGCAGAAAAACCGGTTGAAGTAATTTATGAGCTGGGGCGAAATCCACTGTATCAGCGGATTTATCAGGGTCAGGCGACTCTAAAACAGAGCGAAAATGAGGAAATGCAATGAGCCACTGGCAGCCCACCGCTAATGACGTTTGGCAAGGACGTAACGATCTAGCGGAATCTCCTGAAGCGTTACGCTTATTTCAGACCATTGGGCAACACAATGAGCTTCGCCCTATCGTGTTGCTCGGTTTTGCCTGTGATGAAGGCGTTAAACGCAATCATGGCCGCACCGGTGCTGCCGCAGCGCCCGATGCGCTGCGCAAAATGCTGGCTAATCTTGCTGCGCATGCAGGACATGACCGCGTCACCGACGGCGGCACGTTACGCGTTGGCGATACCCCATTAGAAGAAGCACAGGCGCTCTTTAGCCAGAAAGTCACGCAATACCACCAGCAAGGGGTGAGAACCTTAGTCTTTGGCGGCGGACATGAAACCGCCTTCGCTCACGGTTTAGGGATATATCAGGCGCATCCCGACAAAACCGTCGGCATTATTAATTTTGACGCTCATTTGGATCTGCGCCGCAACGACGTGGCGACATCGGGCACGCCGTTTCGCCAGCTCGCTCATTACTGCGAGCAAAACCAGCGACCGTTTCATTATCTCTGCGTTGGCGCCAGCCTCGCGGCGAACACGCAGGCGTTGGTCACCGAGGCC comes from the Hafnia alvei genome and includes:
- the alaC gene encoding alanine transaminase, with the protein product MTDSRTPRRFTRIDRLPPYVFNITAELKMAARRRGEDIIDLSMGNPDGPTPPHIVEKMCTVAQREDTHGYSTSRGIPRLRRAISHWYQDRYQVDIDPDSEAIVTIGSKEGLAHLMLATLDHGDTVLVPNPSYPIHIYGAVIAGAQVRSVPLVSGIDFFNELERAIRESIPKPKMMILGFPSNPTAQCVELDFFERVIKLAKEHDILVVHDLAYADIVYDGWKAPSIMQIPGAKDVAVEFFTLSKSYNMAGWRIGFMVGNPELVNALARIKSYHDYGTFTPLQVAAIAALEGDQQCVRDIAEQYRQRRNVLVKGLHEAGWMVENPKASMYVWAKIPDAYAHLGSLEFAKKLLADAKVSVSPGIGFGDYGDTHVRFALIENQDRIRQAVRGIKSMFRKDGLITGKS
- a CDS encoding 3-phenylpropionate MFS transporter; translation: MLPSAGWLGLSYFTYFFSFGIFLPFWSLWLQGEGISPESIGLLLGAGMIARFLGSLFIAPAVKKTSQLITALRLIALLALICSIAFSFGTAWAWLLVVMAGFSLFYGPLIPLTDALAATWQRQVGLDYGKVRLWGSMAFVIGSAVTGEVVNAFGHKAIMYCLWAGLAAMLVGMLLRPRHMPQDAPKDSAVQETTPWKILLKEAPVWRFLLCAALLQGAHAGYYGFSTIYWQEAGYSASVVGYLWSLGVVAEVIVFALSKRLFRRMSVSQLLLLSCFCAVIRWSLMGSTTALPWLILIQILHAGSFTVCHLAAMRFISARQGGDVIRLQAVYSALGMGGSVAIMTMLSGFLFEHYQGGMFYAMALVVLPVIFFRPKVTSH
- a CDS encoding CDP-diacylglycerol diphosphatase: MIFGTALLMLVFLLTGCAKSDALWGVVDKVCRVNYQQKHDPAPCAQIYSPTHDRRSAFTVIQNPRFPAHFILVPNARMSGIESPVLLENDAPDYFGYAWTMRYRLAYEYGRPVPDDVLGLALNSAYGRSQNQLHIHLTCLREDVRRQLKAERPYIGREWGLLPDLLLRHRFYAKRIEQPALIGVNPIKSLADRFHLTPEQLAYYGVAVVPTTFENQPGFILLATRVGMGERNRASVESLLDKRCELLQTIPAQ
- the queE gene encoding 7-carboxy-7-deazaguanine synthase QueE, which codes for MSYPINELFQTLQGEGFYTGVPAIFIRLQGCPVGCSWCDTKHTWEQLPEREIGMNEILIKTEESDAWGSATPEQLLDILRDRGYTARHVVITGGEPCIHDLRPLTELLNQNGFSCQIETSGTHDIRCSEATWVTVSPKVNMKGGMKVLESSLVRADEVKHPVARERDIEDLDALLSVLHDDKKRIIALQPISQKESATKLCIETCIARNWRLSMQTHKYLNIA
- the hutI gene encoding imidazolonepropionase, encoding MNLLESDVIWRNGRLATMSAQSNAPYGLLDRHALVVRDKHIIAVIPEDELPAQHPQQIDLQNRLVTPGLIDCHTHLVFGGDRAYEWEQRLNGVSYTEISQKGGGINSTVRATRDASPDTLLSISQQRLQALMDEGVTTVEMKSGYGLDLINEEKQLRVAQQLARQNAIDVSPTLLSAHTTPPEYHGRSDHYIDLICEEILPQLWEKKLFESVDVFCESVGFSLAQSEKLFTAAKQLGIPVRGHMEQLSNLGGSELVARYHGLSTDHIEHLDEAGIQALAHSQTVAVLLPGAFYFLRETKRPPVDLLREYRVPMAVASDFNPGTSPFASLRLAMNMACVQFGLTPEEAWLGVTRHAAQALNRQHTHGQLAAGFQANFAVWEAEKPVEVIYELGRNPLYQRIYQGQATLKQSENEEMQ
- the hutG gene encoding formimidoylglutamase, encoding MSHWQPTANDVWQGRNDLAESPEALRLFQTIGQHNELRPIVLLGFACDEGVKRNHGRTGAAAAPDALRKMLANLAAHAGHDRVTDGGTLRVGDTPLEEAQALFSQKVTQYHQQGVRTLVFGGGHETAFAHGLGIYQAHPDKTVGIINFDAHLDLRRNDVATSGTPFRQLAHYCEQNQRPFHYLCVGASLAANTQALVTEAERLNVEIVWDTDALTRSLDDLHRQIGAFMEKCEIVYLTIDLDVLPAWQMPGVSAPAAVGLPIERLLPLVGTICESPSLWGTDLVEYNPSLDIQQFGARTAARIAWQILHQWNIGDCP